The Streptomyces sp. SS1-1 genome has a segment encoding these proteins:
- a CDS encoding SDR family oxidoreductase → MSSPDPQVRAARNPSTPPARGVRGPVVAVTGAASGVGALLTERLAASEEVKQVIAIDERRGECAAAQWHILDVRDPAIADKLRGADVVVHLALDLDLETDPAARTAYNVRGTQTVLTAAAAAGVHRVVLCTSAMVYGALPDNELPLSEDAELRATAEATGVGDLLEIERLARRAPRAHPGLNVTVVRPAVLVGGTDTALTRYFESPRLLVVAGSRPAWQFCHVEDLCGALEYAVLEKVDGELAVGCDGWLEQEEVEELSGIRRMELPSAVALGAAARLHRIGLTPSPAGDLAYTMYPWVVSGSRLHDAGWRPQWTNEEVLAELLDEVSGRHTVAGRRLGRKDATAAGAAGATVALLGAAAVVRRARKARRRI, encoded by the coding sequence GTGAGTTCCCCCGATCCGCAGGTTCGCGCAGCGCGAAACCCGTCAACCCCTCCCGCGCGCGGTGTGCGCGGTCCCGTCGTCGCGGTCACCGGTGCCGCGTCCGGCGTCGGCGCCCTGCTCACGGAGCGGCTCGCCGCCTCCGAGGAGGTCAAGCAGGTCATCGCCATCGACGAGCGGCGAGGCGAGTGCGCGGCGGCGCAGTGGCACATCCTGGACGTGCGCGACCCCGCGATCGCGGACAAACTGCGCGGCGCCGACGTCGTCGTGCACCTGGCGCTCGACCTCGATCTGGAGACGGATCCCGCGGCGCGGACCGCCTACAACGTTCGGGGGACGCAGACCGTCCTGACGGCCGCCGCGGCCGCCGGAGTGCACCGGGTGGTGCTGTGCACGTCCGCCATGGTCTACGGCGCTCTGCCGGACAACGAGCTGCCGCTGTCGGAGGACGCCGAGCTGCGGGCGACCGCCGAGGCCACCGGCGTCGGCGACCTGCTGGAGATCGAGCGCCTGGCGCGCCGCGCCCCCCGCGCGCACCCGGGCCTCAACGTCACCGTCGTCCGCCCCGCCGTCCTGGTCGGCGGCACCGACACCGCCCTGACCAGGTACTTCGAGTCGCCCCGGCTGCTCGTGGTCGCCGGGTCCCGGCCCGCCTGGCAGTTCTGCCACGTCGAGGACCTGTGCGGCGCCTTGGAGTACGCCGTCCTGGAGAAGGTCGACGGGGAACTGGCCGTCGGCTGTGACGGATGGCTGGAACAGGAGGAGGTCGAGGAGCTGAGCGGGATCCGGCGCATGGAGCTGCCGTCCGCGGTCGCCCTCGGCGCGGCGGCCCGGCTGCACCGCATCGGCCTGACGCCCTCCCCGGCCGGCGACCTCGCGTACACGATGTACCCGTGGGTGGTCAGCGGCAGCCGGCTCCACGACGCGGGGTGGCGGCCGCAGTGGACCAACGAGGAGGTCCTCGCGGAACTGCTGGACGAGGTCTCCGGACGCCACACGGTCGCCGGACGCCGTCTGGGCCGCAAGGACGCGACGGCCGCGGGTGCCGCGGGCGCGACGGTGGCGCTGCTGGGCGCGGCGGCGGTGGTCCGCAGGGCCCGCAAGGCCCGCCGCCGGATCTGA
- a CDS encoding molybdenum cofactor biosynthesis protein MoaE, translating into MAPTSDHPGEQGAQDPVKLIGIRETALSVDEVFQAVGDDAAGGTALFVGTVRDHDGGADVDALSYSCHPSAEAEMRRIAEKVVAEFPVRALAAVHRVGDLAIGDLAVVVAVSCPHRGEAFEACRKLIDDLKHEVPIWKHQKFSDGTEEWVGAC; encoded by the coding sequence ATGGCACCTACCAGTGATCACCCCGGTGAGCAGGGCGCTCAGGACCCGGTCAAGCTCATCGGCATCCGTGAGACGGCCCTCTCCGTGGACGAGGTCTTCCAGGCCGTCGGGGACGACGCCGCCGGAGGGACCGCGCTGTTCGTGGGCACCGTGCGCGACCACGACGGGGGCGCCGACGTGGACGCGCTCTCGTACTCCTGCCATCCCAGCGCCGAGGCGGAGATGCGGCGGATCGCCGAGAAGGTCGTCGCCGAGTTCCCGGTGCGGGCGCTCGCCGCCGTGCACCGCGTCGGCGACCTCGCGATCGGTGACCTGGCCGTCGTCGTCGCCGTCTCCTGCCCCCACCGCGGCGAGGCGTTCGAGGCGTGCCGGAAGCTGATCGACGACCTCAAGCACGAGGTGCCGATCTGGAAGCACCAGAAGTTCTCCGACGGCACCGAGGAGTGGGTCGGCGCCTGCTGA
- a CDS encoding PDZ domain-containing protein, translating into MPRRTATMLASTLMLIALLCAGVFIRVPYAEMSPGPTVNTLGEHDGEPVLQISGRKTYPTTGHLNMTTVRVTSADYRMNLVEAVYGWLAHDNKVVPHDTLYPDGKTEEESTQENAEEFSQSQESAKVAALEALDIPVKSWVIVSTVVKGSPAEGKLHAGDVIKAVDGTAVKKPGDVAELVTKHKPGQEVVFTIVPAKEQAAAEKEHRAPQGTEKVTITTAESDDSGAKRAIVGISAGTDHTFPFDIDIKLADVGGPSAGLMFALGLYDKLTPGSLTGGKFVAGTGTIDDDGKVGPIGGIEMKTVGARDKGAQFFLTPADNCATAARDVPDGLTLVKVDTIDDALGALKDIRSGDTAALPKCTTGS; encoded by the coding sequence ATGCCACGCCGCACCGCGACGATGCTCGCCTCCACCCTGATGCTGATCGCGCTCCTGTGCGCGGGAGTCTTCATCCGCGTGCCGTACGCCGAGATGTCCCCGGGCCCCACGGTCAACACCCTGGGGGAGCACGACGGCGAGCCGGTGCTGCAGATCTCCGGGCGCAAGACGTATCCGACGACCGGCCACCTCAACATGACCACCGTCCGGGTCACGAGCGCCGACTACCGGATGAACCTCGTCGAGGCCGTCTACGGCTGGCTCGCGCACGACAACAAGGTCGTGCCGCACGACACCCTCTACCCGGACGGCAAGACGGAGGAGGAGTCCACCCAGGAGAACGCCGAGGAGTTCAGCCAGTCCCAGGAGAGCGCGAAGGTCGCGGCCCTGGAGGCGCTGGACATCCCGGTGAAGAGCTGGGTGATCGTCTCGACCGTCGTCAAGGGCAGCCCGGCCGAGGGCAAGCTGCACGCCGGTGACGTCATCAAGGCCGTCGACGGCACCGCCGTCAAGAAGCCCGGGGACGTGGCCGAGCTGGTGACGAAGCACAAGCCCGGCCAGGAGGTCGTCTTCACGATCGTGCCCGCCAAGGAGCAGGCCGCCGCGGAGAAGGAGCACCGGGCGCCGCAGGGCACCGAGAAGGTGACGATCACCACAGCCGAGTCCGACGACAGCGGCGCCAAGCGCGCCATCGTCGGGATCTCCGCCGGGACCGACCACACCTTCCCGTTCGACATCGACATCAAGCTCGCCGACGTCGGCGGCCCGAGCGCGGGCCTGATGTTCGCCCTCGGCCTCTACGACAAGCTCACGCCGGGCAGCCTCACCGGCGGGAAGTTCGTCGCCGGCACCGGCACCATCGACGACGACGGCAAGGTCGGGCCCATCGGCGGTATCGAGATGAAGACCGTGGGCGCGCGCGACAAGGGCGCCCAGTTCTTCCTCACCCCCGCCGACAACTGCGCCACCGCCGCCCGGGACGTCCCCGACGGGCTCACCCTGGTCAAGGTCGACACCATCGACGACGCGCTCGGCGCCCTGAAGGACATCCGCTCCGGCGACACCGCCGCCCTGCCGAAGTGCACCACCGGGAGCTGA
- a CDS encoding PPA1309 family protein — MSNTPMAANPLTRAVLEIDEYASGLGWDQPARLFALVDTARLRAQEPGLAAQLGLGDEQESTGLTPIEQDELPTGRQLDEFLGTIAWPDAVTGCALTVERLMLPPSAEAQVPQGLSDTELTRWVAEHPDRQEVRMTVAVLRDGSRESALRLREKDAPTEVLTGSELVPGLAQALAATFED; from the coding sequence ATGTCCAACACTCCCATGGCAGCCAACCCGCTGACCCGGGCCGTTCTCGAGATCGACGAGTACGCCTCCGGACTCGGCTGGGACCAGCCCGCCCGCCTCTTCGCCCTCGTCGACACCGCACGGCTGCGAGCCCAGGAACCCGGCCTCGCCGCCCAGCTCGGCCTGGGGGACGAGCAGGAGTCCACCGGCCTGACCCCGATCGAGCAGGACGAACTTCCAACGGGCCGGCAGCTCGACGAGTTCCTGGGCACGATCGCCTGGCCCGACGCCGTGACCGGCTGCGCGCTCACCGTGGAGCGCCTGATGCTGCCCCCGTCCGCCGAGGCGCAGGTGCCGCAGGGCCTCAGCGACACCGAGCTGACCCGCTGGGTGGCGGAGCACCCCGACCGCCAGGAGGTCCGTATGACCGTGGCGGTGCTGCGCGACGGCAGCCGTGAGTCGGCGCTGCGGCTGCGAGAGAAGGACGCTCCGACGGAGGTCCTGACCGGCTCCGAGCTGGTGCCCGGCCTGGCGCAGGCGCTGGCGGCGACGTTCGAGGACTGA